In the genome of Magnolia sinica isolate HGM2019 chromosome 2, MsV1, whole genome shotgun sequence, one region contains:
- the LOC131225080 gene encoding uncharacterized protein LOC131225080, with protein sequence MKADDCPWIHVLGKKPSSSFFVFIGNITFDTTADDINRIFRRYGKIMDVFLPTDRIRHRPRGFGFVRYRYEQDAINAKKCLHGRRVDGRIITVERAKSQNDAPSPSLPIPKPTLLEQLNPIPPLGMPFPPPPFLDKAFSRPASPAERMSSNTRGPEISAPFSAHASKKEVDRLLRQLVATLIVSTKDAMVSIVHLTDSLRKFDHSLAKINITRVSALQFLFKFHTK encoded by the coding sequence ATGAAGGCGGATGATTGTCCATGGATTCACGTCCTAGGGAAGAaaccctcctcctccttcttcgtGTTCATCGGCAACATTACTTTTGATACTACGGCGGACGACATCAATCGCATTTTCAGGAGGTACGGAAAGATAATGGATGTCTTCCTCCCAACGGATAGGATTCGGCATCGACCTAGGGGTTTTGGATTTGTACGCTACCGTTATGAACAAGATGCGATTAATGCTAAGAAATGCCTACATGGAAGGAGGGTCGATGGTAGAATCATAACAGTTGAGAGAGCAAAGAGTCAGAACGATGCACCCTCACcttcccttcccattcccaaaccCACCCTACTGGAGCAGTTAAACCCTATTCCGCCTTTAGGAATGCCCTTCCCGCCCCCTCCTTTTTTGGACAAGGCCTTCAGCCGTCCAGCTTCCCCTGCCGAGAGAATGTCGAGTAACACTCGGGGGCCTGAGATTTCTGCCCCTTTCTCGGCTCACGCCAGCAAGAAAGAGGTAGATCGGCTTTTGAGGCAACTTGTAGCCACCCTAATAGTATCGACGAAAGACGCCATGGTGTCCATCGTTCATTTGACTGATTCTCTCCGTAAATTTGATCACTCGTTAGCTAAGATAAACATCACTAGGGTTTCAGCATTGCAGTTCTTGTTTAAGTTCCATACAAAGTAG